Proteins from a single region of Puntigrus tetrazona isolate hp1 chromosome 2, ASM1883169v1, whole genome shotgun sequence:
- the LOC122362074 gene encoding GRAM domain-containing protein 2B isoform X2 gives MKYITHRSAEHRSIKSGSCPSMMGSKKTNRRFSLESSGYQLETEAKPKNSLLRRSSDSRSFQNPDESHLELLEHSILHRSMTIEEEGLDQPDGSAVRNSFKTHNKTFHKLFPEIPETEDLEHSVYVSVHSCGLQKEVIYLGKMYLSSHHICFHSSVLLKDTKVMIHTSRVQSIKKKHTAKIVPNAISVITTDTHKYLFVSVLNREACFRLLQSLCPQLKVESRKSSTENTPDMEMETISSQSSLEENHSIRSSLQQERSSLTPHGEDSRKQHNTGVSWVTMVTEKVSSALSSNETRSLDKLLLFYVILVILLLLSSGYIGLRIVALEQQLSSLGSMPEFSLNKENEDGLISLLAQNNPR, from the exons ATGAAGTATATAACACACAGATCTGCAGAGCACCGCTCAATAAAGTCTGGATCCTGCCCGAGCATGATGGgaagtaaaaaaactaacaggAGGTTCTCTCTGGAGAGCTCAGG ATATCAGCTGGAGACCGAAGCAAAGCCCAAGAACAGCTTGCTGAGAAGATCTTCAGACAGCAGGAGCTTCCAAAATCCAGACGAGAGTCACCTGGAGCTTCTGGAGCACAGCATCTTACACAG ATCCATGACCATCGAGGAGGAGGGTCTGGACCAGCCCGATGGATCTGCTGTTCGTAAT AGCTTCAAGACCCACAACAAGACCTTCCACAAACTCTTCCCTGAGATCCCAGAGACCGAGGATCTGGAACACA GTGTTTATGTTTCAGTGCACAGCTGCGGTCTGCAGAAGGAGGTGATTTACCTCGGAAAGATGTACCTGTCCAGTCATCACATCTGCTTCCACTCGTCTGTGCTGCTGAAGGACACcaag gtGATGATCCACACGTCCAGAGTTCAGAGCATAAAGAAGAAACACACCGCTAAGATCGTTCCCAATGCCATCTCCGTCatcaccacagacacacacaag TATCTGTTCGTGTCGGTCCTGAATCGAGAAGCTTGTTTCAGGCTGCTGCAGTCTCTCTGTCCACAGCTCAAG gTGGAGAGCAGGAAATCCTCAACAGAAAACACTCCTGATATGGAGATGGAAACA ATTTCCAGCCAGTCGAGTCTGGAGGAGAATCACTCGATTCGTTCGTCTCTTCAGC AAGAACGGAGCAGTTTGACGCCTCACGGTGAAGacagcagaaaacaacacaacacaG GGGTCTCCTGGGTAACCATGGTAACAGAGAAGGTCAGCTCCGCTCTGTCGTCCAATGAGACGCGGAGCCTGGACAAACTGCTGCTCTTCTACGTGATCCT CGTGATTCTTCTTCTGCTGTCGTCGGGTTACATCGGTCTGAGGATCGTGGCTCTGGAGCAGCAGCTGAGCAGTCTGGGATCCATGCCGGAGTTCTCCTTGAACAAAGA
- the LOC122362074 gene encoding GRAM domain-containing protein 2A isoform X1 encodes MKYITHRSAEHRSIKSGSCPSMMGSKKTNRRFSLESSGYQLETEAKPKNSLLRRSSDSRSFQNPDESHLELLEHSILHRSMTIEEEGLDQPDGSAVRNSFKTHNKTFHKLFPEIPETEDLEHSVYVSVHSCGLQKEVIYLGKMYLSSHHICFHSSVLLKDTKVMIHTSRVQSIKKKHTAKIVPNAISVITTDTHKYLFVSVLNREACFRLLQSLCPQLKVESRKSSTENTPDMEMETISSQSSLEENHSIRSSLQPEERSSLTPHGEDSRKQHNTGVSWVTMVTEKVSSALSSNETRSLDKLLLFYVILVILLLLSSGYIGLRIVALEQQLSSLGSMPEFSLNKENEDGLISLLAQNNPR; translated from the exons ATGAAGTATATAACACACAGATCTGCAGAGCACCGCTCAATAAAGTCTGGATCCTGCCCGAGCATGATGGgaagtaaaaaaactaacaggAGGTTCTCTCTGGAGAGCTCAGG ATATCAGCTGGAGACCGAAGCAAAGCCCAAGAACAGCTTGCTGAGAAGATCTTCAGACAGCAGGAGCTTCCAAAATCCAGACGAGAGTCACCTGGAGCTTCTGGAGCACAGCATCTTACACAG ATCCATGACCATCGAGGAGGAGGGTCTGGACCAGCCCGATGGATCTGCTGTTCGTAAT AGCTTCAAGACCCACAACAAGACCTTCCACAAACTCTTCCCTGAGATCCCAGAGACCGAGGATCTGGAACACA GTGTTTATGTTTCAGTGCACAGCTGCGGTCTGCAGAAGGAGGTGATTTACCTCGGAAAGATGTACCTGTCCAGTCATCACATCTGCTTCCACTCGTCTGTGCTGCTGAAGGACACcaag gtGATGATCCACACGTCCAGAGTTCAGAGCATAAAGAAGAAACACACCGCTAAGATCGTTCCCAATGCCATCTCCGTCatcaccacagacacacacaag TATCTGTTCGTGTCGGTCCTGAATCGAGAAGCTTGTTTCAGGCTGCTGCAGTCTCTCTGTCCACAGCTCAAG gTGGAGAGCAGGAAATCCTCAACAGAAAACACTCCTGATATGGAGATGGAAACA ATTTCCAGCCAGTCGAGTCTGGAGGAGAATCACTCGATTCGTTCGTCTCTTCAGC CAGAAGAACGGAGCAGTTTGACGCCTCACGGTGAAGacagcagaaaacaacacaacacaG GGGTCTCCTGGGTAACCATGGTAACAGAGAAGGTCAGCTCCGCTCTGTCGTCCAATGAGACGCGGAGCCTGGACAAACTGCTGCTCTTCTACGTGATCCT CGTGATTCTTCTTCTGCTGTCGTCGGGTTACATCGGTCTGAGGATCGTGGCTCTGGAGCAGCAGCTGAGCAGTCTGGGATCCATGCCGGAGTTCTCCTTGAACAAAGA
- the LOC122362074 gene encoding GRAM domain-containing protein 2B isoform X3, producing the protein MKYITHRSAEHRSIKSGSCPSMMGSKKTNRRFSLESSGYQLETEAKPKNSLLRRSSDSRSFQNPDESHLELLEHSILHRSMTIEEEGLDQPDGSAVRNSFKTHNKTFHKLFPEIPETEDLEHMHSCGLQKEVIYLGKMYLSSHHICFHSSVLLKDTKVMIHTSRVQSIKKKHTAKIVPNAISVITTDTHKYLFVSVLNREACFRLLQSLCPQLKVESRKSSTENTPDMEMETISSQSSLEENHSIRSSLQPEERSSLTPHGEDSRKQHNTGVSWVTMVTEKVSSALSSNETRSLDKLLLFYVILVILLLLSSGYIGLRIVALEQQLSSLGSMPEFSLNKENEDGLISLLAQNNPR; encoded by the exons ATGAAGTATATAACACACAGATCTGCAGAGCACCGCTCAATAAAGTCTGGATCCTGCCCGAGCATGATGGgaagtaaaaaaactaacaggAGGTTCTCTCTGGAGAGCTCAGG ATATCAGCTGGAGACCGAAGCAAAGCCCAAGAACAGCTTGCTGAGAAGATCTTCAGACAGCAGGAGCTTCCAAAATCCAGACGAGAGTCACCTGGAGCTTCTGGAGCACAGCATCTTACACAG ATCCATGACCATCGAGGAGGAGGGTCTGGACCAGCCCGATGGATCTGCTGTTCGTAAT AGCTTCAAGACCCACAACAAGACCTTCCACAAACTCTTCCCTGAGATCCCAGAGACCGAGGATCTGGAACACA TGCACAGCTGCGGTCTGCAGAAGGAGGTGATTTACCTCGGAAAGATGTACCTGTCCAGTCATCACATCTGCTTCCACTCGTCTGTGCTGCTGAAGGACACcaag gtGATGATCCACACGTCCAGAGTTCAGAGCATAAAGAAGAAACACACCGCTAAGATCGTTCCCAATGCCATCTCCGTCatcaccacagacacacacaag TATCTGTTCGTGTCGGTCCTGAATCGAGAAGCTTGTTTCAGGCTGCTGCAGTCTCTCTGTCCACAGCTCAAG gTGGAGAGCAGGAAATCCTCAACAGAAAACACTCCTGATATGGAGATGGAAACA ATTTCCAGCCAGTCGAGTCTGGAGGAGAATCACTCGATTCGTTCGTCTCTTCAGC CAGAAGAACGGAGCAGTTTGACGCCTCACGGTGAAGacagcagaaaacaacacaacacaG GGGTCTCCTGGGTAACCATGGTAACAGAGAAGGTCAGCTCCGCTCTGTCGTCCAATGAGACGCGGAGCCTGGACAAACTGCTGCTCTTCTACGTGATCCT CGTGATTCTTCTTCTGCTGTCGTCGGGTTACATCGGTCTGAGGATCGTGGCTCTGGAGCAGCAGCTGAGCAGTCTGGGATCCATGCCGGAGTTCTCCTTGAACAAAGA
- the LOC122362074 gene encoding GRAM domain-containing protein 2B isoform X4: MKYITHRSAEHRSIKSGSCPSMMGSKKTNRRFSLESSGYQLETEAKPKNSLLRRSSDSRSFQNPDESHLELLEHSILHRSMTIEEEGLDQPDGSAVRNSFKTHNKTFHKLFPEIPETEDLEHSVYVSVHSCGLQKEVIYLGKMYLSSHHICFHSSVLLKDTKVMIHTSRVQSIKKKHTAKIVPNAISVITTDTHKYLFVSVLNREACFRLLQSLCPQLKVESRKSSTENTPDMEMETISSQSSLEENHSIRSSLQPEERSSLTPHGEDSRKQHNTGVSWVTMVTEKVSSALSSNETRSLDKLLLFYVILVILLLLSSGYIGLRIVALEQQLSSLGSMPEFSLNKENRET; encoded by the exons ATGAAGTATATAACACACAGATCTGCAGAGCACCGCTCAATAAAGTCTGGATCCTGCCCGAGCATGATGGgaagtaaaaaaactaacaggAGGTTCTCTCTGGAGAGCTCAGG ATATCAGCTGGAGACCGAAGCAAAGCCCAAGAACAGCTTGCTGAGAAGATCTTCAGACAGCAGGAGCTTCCAAAATCCAGACGAGAGTCACCTGGAGCTTCTGGAGCACAGCATCTTACACAG ATCCATGACCATCGAGGAGGAGGGTCTGGACCAGCCCGATGGATCTGCTGTTCGTAAT AGCTTCAAGACCCACAACAAGACCTTCCACAAACTCTTCCCTGAGATCCCAGAGACCGAGGATCTGGAACACA GTGTTTATGTTTCAGTGCACAGCTGCGGTCTGCAGAAGGAGGTGATTTACCTCGGAAAGATGTACCTGTCCAGTCATCACATCTGCTTCCACTCGTCTGTGCTGCTGAAGGACACcaag gtGATGATCCACACGTCCAGAGTTCAGAGCATAAAGAAGAAACACACCGCTAAGATCGTTCCCAATGCCATCTCCGTCatcaccacagacacacacaag TATCTGTTCGTGTCGGTCCTGAATCGAGAAGCTTGTTTCAGGCTGCTGCAGTCTCTCTGTCCACAGCTCAAG gTGGAGAGCAGGAAATCCTCAACAGAAAACACTCCTGATATGGAGATGGAAACA ATTTCCAGCCAGTCGAGTCTGGAGGAGAATCACTCGATTCGTTCGTCTCTTCAGC CAGAAGAACGGAGCAGTTTGACGCCTCACGGTGAAGacagcagaaaacaacacaacacaG GGGTCTCCTGGGTAACCATGGTAACAGAGAAGGTCAGCTCCGCTCTGTCGTCCAATGAGACGCGGAGCCTGGACAAACTGCTGCTCTTCTACGTGATCCT CGTGATTCTTCTTCTGCTGTCGTCGGGTTACATCGGTCTGAGGATCGTGGCTCTGGAGCAGCAGCTGAGCAGTCTGGGATCCATGCCGGAGTTCTCCTTGAACAAAGA